From Butyricimonas paravirosa, one genomic window encodes:
- a CDS encoding sigma-70 family RNA polymerase sigma factor — translation MDVLTGINGKDRLVFKAFFEGNFSSIVMFADKYLNDMEAAADVAQECFIQLWRGDMTFETEDKVRGFLYTMARNLALNKLKHDSIVSQYVKRGMLESEEYLRDNVIEEEVYSIVYKAIDELAPQSKKVILLSLQELSNGEIAEQLGISINSVRTLKQNAYKKLKGLLRDYFYLLFLLDYTSLH, via the coding sequence ATGGATGTATTAACTGGGATAAATGGTAAGGACAGGTTGGTATTCAAGGCCTTTTTTGAAGGGAATTTCTCTTCCATCGTGATGTTTGCCGATAAGTACCTGAATGATATGGAGGCGGCGGCAGACGTTGCTCAAGAGTGTTTTATCCAGTTGTGGCGTGGGGATATGACATTCGAGACGGAGGATAAAGTGAGGGGGTTTTTGTATACTATGGCGAGGAATTTGGCTTTGAATAAGTTGAAACATGATTCCATCGTGTCCCAGTACGTGAAACGAGGAATGTTGGAGTCGGAAGAGTACTTGCGGGATAATGTGATTGAAGAAGAGGTGTATTCAATTGTTTACAAAGCGATTGATGAGCTTGCTCCGCAATCGAAGAAAGTTATATTATTGTCTCTTCAGGAACTTTCGAATGGGGAGATTGCCGAACAATTAGGGATATCGATAAATTCCGTGCGGACGCTAAAGCAAAACGCTTACAAGAAGTTGAAAGGGTTGCTCCGAGATTATTTTTATCTTCTTTTCTTGCTGGATTATACCAGCTTACATTAA
- a CDS encoding TlpA family protein disulfide reductase: MRGFLSLMMCCLLWGTAYSQITYDITGVWENGAGRTISVRTLEDGNVEGEFLDSVVVADDGTFALRGEVNKKKCAMLMSAKNGFRTIFLDGKPLRLTIKESEYSYKNPSGPYVLENETRDQAAAQAMIQFWGDDYIRNFSLGGLGISLKRADTRQKRDSIAQEIERVAKEQRDQMEAFLQSYGDSDVAPFFIEVNMLRMMSLEQIAAFYDRFTDRVKQTEKGKEMGERIAQLKRLAPGSPAPEFELTTPDGGKLALKDLRGHIVLIDFWASWCGPCMDEMPNVKAIYEKYHDRGLEIVGVSMDNNKANWERAIERAGLVWHHVSSLKGMNRCPVAKLYQVVAIPKLYIIGKDGKIIAKDLRGEELREKIDELFEE; encoded by the coding sequence ATGAGAGGATTTTTAAGTTTGATGATGTGCTGTCTCCTTTGGGGGACAGCCTATTCTCAAATCACGTATGATATTACGGGTGTTTGGGAAAACGGTGCAGGCAGGACGATTAGTGTGCGGACGTTGGAAGATGGTAATGTCGAGGGCGAGTTCTTGGATTCGGTGGTCGTGGCCGACGACGGAACGTTTGCTTTACGCGGGGAAGTCAACAAGAAAAAATGTGCGATGTTGATGAGTGCGAAGAATGGGTTCCGGACGATCTTTCTGGACGGGAAACCCTTGCGGCTGACGATCAAAGAGTCCGAGTATTCATACAAGAATCCGTCCGGGCCTTACGTGTTGGAGAATGAAACAAGGGATCAGGCTGCAGCGCAAGCGATGATTCAGTTTTGGGGTGATGATTATATTCGTAATTTTTCTTTGGGAGGGTTAGGAATTTCGTTGAAGAGGGCTGATACTCGGCAAAAACGGGATTCTATTGCCCAAGAAATAGAACGAGTCGCGAAAGAGCAACGGGATCAGATGGAGGCATTTTTACAATCGTATGGTGATAGCGATGTAGCTCCGTTTTTTATCGAGGTGAATATGTTGCGTATGATGTCTTTGGAGCAAATCGCCGCATTTTACGATCGTTTCACGGATCGGGTGAAACAGACGGAGAAGGGAAAAGAGATGGGAGAGCGTATTGCCCAGTTGAAACGGTTGGCTCCCGGTAGCCCGGCTCCTGAATTCGAATTGACAACTCCTGATGGAGGAAAGCTTGCGTTGAAGGATTTGCGTGGACATATCGTGTTGATCGATTTTTGGGCGTCATGGTGTGGGCCGTGTATGGACGAGATGCCTAACGTGAAGGCTATCTACGAAAAATACCATGACCGGGGATTGGAAATCGTGGGGGTGTCGATGGATAATAATAAGGCCAACTGGGAGAGGGCGATTGAAAGAGCCGGTTTGGTATGGCATCATGTTTCTTCTTTGAAGGGGATGAATCGTTGTCCGGTAGCTAAATTGTACCAAGTGGTGGCGATCCCGAAGTTGTATATCATTGGTAAAGACGGGAAGATTATCGCAAAAGATCTGCGGGGGGAAGAATTGCGGGAAAAAATAGACGAGTTGTTTGAAGAATAA
- a CDS encoding peroxiredoxin family protein, which translates to MKMLTRGIFVLACCTLVFSCSRGVSYRIAGTWENGEGKKIYLSEIVGNKEFRAVDSAVVAPDFTFLLKGNVDRVQKMVLVYNSDKRKEIIVDGEPMNVMFEETTKEWKGKTSTSVTVTCTGNREQEFLEKGSSLKTTISFMQLGKMMAASKVDYDDPEAVDSLKRVFTLLDSSLIAAVNNYMDTTRNSYASTYFFESHLMDNYTFEEVQGFYNNLTDRVKQSAPGIELKKKIDEMGMVSVGGVAPNFKATTPSGRELSLYDLRGRIVLLDFWASWCGPCMAEMPNVKEIYRKYHDKGLEILGVSLDSKKEPWVNAIEKNELNWNHVSTLNKFDCPIAQRFRVTGIPRMYIIDKDGKIIAQDLRGEALSKKMDELFAR; encoded by the coding sequence ATGAAAATGTTGACGAGAGGGATATTTGTGTTGGCGTGTTGCACGTTAGTGTTCTCGTGTTCGAGGGGTGTTTCTTACCGGATCGCGGGGACTTGGGAAAACGGGGAAGGAAAGAAGATTTATTTGAGTGAGATTGTCGGGAATAAAGAGTTCCGGGCGGTGGATTCCGCTGTGGTAGCCCCGGATTTCACGTTCTTGTTGAAAGGGAACGTGGATCGGGTGCAGAAAATGGTATTAGTTTATAATTCAGACAAGAGGAAGGAGATTATCGTGGATGGAGAACCAATGAACGTTATGTTTGAAGAAACAACAAAGGAGTGGAAAGGAAAAACCTCGACTTCGGTGACGGTGACTTGCACGGGGAATAGGGAACAGGAGTTTTTGGAAAAAGGGAGTAGTTTGAAAACGACAATTTCTTTTATGCAGTTGGGGAAGATGATGGCGGCCAGTAAAGTTGATTATGACGATCCGGAGGCCGTGGATTCGTTGAAACGGGTGTTTACTCTTCTGGATAGTTCTTTGATTGCCGCCGTGAATAATTACATGGATACGACCCGTAATTCTTACGCATCGACTTATTTTTTCGAGAGCCATTTGATGGATAACTATACGTTCGAGGAAGTTCAAGGTTTTTACAATAATTTGACCGACCGGGTGAAACAATCTGCACCGGGTATCGAGTTGAAAAAGAAAATAGACGAGATGGGTATGGTGAGTGTTGGGGGTGTTGCTCCCAACTTTAAAGCGACAACTCCCAGTGGCCGGGAGTTGTCCTTGTATGATTTGCGAGGACGCATCGTGTTACTGGATTTCTGGGCCTCGTGGTGCGGGCCGTGTATGGCGGAAATGCCTAACGTGAAGGAGATTTACAGGAAATATCATGATAAGGGCTTGGAGATTCTCGGTGTCTCGCTGGATTCGAAGAAAGAACCGTGGGTGAATGCCATCGAGAAAAACGAGTTGAACTGGAACCACGTTTCGACGCTGAACAAGTTCGATTGCCCGATAGCTCAGCGTTTCCGGGTAACCGGAATCCCGCGGATGTATATCATCGATAAGGACGGAAAGATTATTGCACAGGATTTACGGGGAGAGGCTCTGTCCAAAAAGATGGATGAGCTTTTTGCCCGGTAG
- a CDS encoding RagB/SusD family nutrient uptake outer membrane protein, translated as MKKVNIYILTLFLPCFLSACDDYLKEDSDDLLIPSLVNDYVPILLGEGYPDKFASQIEWIHLMTDDVEMGPLYYDESMYNNSKVTFIDDFDPGMGYGEMVYTWWADYSQYITDNFWDARYKNILACNIIVDALPDMKYEASEYGTYCKLAAQTYALRAYHYFCLVNTYGTPWSEENKNKLGVIKRISPVVDVSPTERATVGEIYALMNEDLKNAEKYLESASTNYTKWEITPAAIYFLASRVALFQEDWEEVIRTSEEFINLGGNELYDLNDVDRETCGLPGSSGGTFWINQIAIDETVFLFSKNDNKFNYLAPNLFYTNYTLGFHTSWTGDDALLNLYEDGDLRKEVYFARLFKLGGTRLRPEYFSGQALPMKSDRYLSTSEGEARECWRSPEVYLNLAEAYARKENGVSQTAINWLNQLRVKKISRDTYQAKNVADFASREDLIQFIWEERRRELCFEEAMRFWDMRRQGMPEVKHEFYSSMTSSKTFVLKQGSPNYLLPIPLSETEYNDGMTNNSRETIVGN; from the coding sequence ATGAAAAAAGTAAATATATATATTCTAACCTTGTTCTTGCCGTGTTTTTTGTCGGCTTGTGATGATTATTTGAAGGAAGATTCCGATGATTTGTTAATTCCTTCACTGGTGAATGATTATGTCCCGATATTATTGGGAGAGGGTTATCCGGATAAGTTTGCATCCCAGATCGAATGGATTCATCTGATGACGGACGACGTGGAGATGGGGCCGTTATATTATGACGAGTCGATGTATAACAATAGTAAGGTGACGTTTATTGACGATTTCGATCCCGGTATGGGTTACGGGGAGATGGTGTACACGTGGTGGGCGGATTATTCCCAGTATATCACGGATAATTTTTGGGATGCCCGTTATAAGAATATTTTGGCGTGTAATATTATCGTTGATGCCTTGCCGGACATGAAATACGAGGCGAGTGAATACGGGACTTATTGCAAGCTGGCGGCACAGACGTATGCTTTACGGGCTTATCATTATTTTTGTCTCGTAAACACGTATGGCACACCTTGGTCGGAAGAGAACAAGAATAAGTTGGGTGTGATCAAACGTATTTCCCCGGTCGTGGATGTCAGCCCGACGGAGCGGGCCACGGTGGGAGAGATTTACGCGTTGATGAATGAGGATTTGAAGAATGCGGAGAAATATCTGGAGAGTGCGAGTACGAATTACACGAAATGGGAGATCACGCCTGCGGCTATTTATTTTCTGGCATCCCGGGTGGCCTTGTTCCAAGAGGATTGGGAGGAGGTGATTCGTACTTCGGAAGAGTTTATCAATCTAGGTGGCAATGAACTCTATGATTTGAATGATGTTGATCGGGAGACTTGCGGATTACCGGGATCTTCTGGCGGAACGTTCTGGATTAACCAGATTGCGATTGACGAGACGGTGTTCCTTTTTAGTAAGAATGATAATAAGTTTAATTATCTGGCTCCTAATCTATTTTACACGAATTACACGCTGGGGTTCCATACGTCATGGACGGGAGACGATGCGTTATTGAATTTGTACGAGGATGGGGATTTGCGTAAAGAGGTTTATTTTGCCCGGTTGTTTAAATTAGGCGGAACGAGGTTAAGGCCGGAGTATTTTTCGGGACAGGCTCTTCCGATGAAGTCGGATCGTTATTTGTCAACGAGTGAAGGAGAGGCCCGTGAATGTTGGCGAAGTCCGGAGGTGTATTTGAATCTGGCCGAGGCGTATGCTAGGAAGGAGAACGGGGTGAGCCAGACTGCGATTAATTGGTTGAATCAGTTGCGGGTAAAGAAAATTTCTAGGGATACTTATCAGGCGAAGAACGTTGCGGATTTTGCCTCGCGAGAAGATTTGATTCAATTTATCTGGGAGGAACGCCGTCGGGAACTTTGTTTCGAGGAGGCCATGCGTTTTTGGGATATGCGTCGTCAGGGGATGCCCGAGGTGAAGCATGAATTCTATTCTTCAATGACTTCATCAAAGACATTTGTACTGAAACAGGGAAGTCCGAATTATTTATTACCGATCCCGCTTTCCGAAACGGAATACAATGACGGAATGACGAATAATTCCAGAGAAACAATTGTTGGAAATTAA
- a CDS encoding FecR family protein, whose protein sequence is MDVISRNKRICQLIAKQLWEGLSDHEKQELQEWIQASPDNSTLYDELVRRERVRQYIEKRESIDVRKYMAVCERELGLGGKRRMIHWLWGYAAAIFVLCVVGIGIWMNEREEVGVTEIAQTTIEPGKAKALLILGDGREIELSNRNVNKALEESGIVIVNDSSRIEYRRNTGGGDKEVMNKIIVPTGGEYNLILSDGTWVYLNAESVITYPQKFVGEKREVTLEGEAYFQVTASKEHPFIVKTKDMDVLVTGTEFNVKAYPDELNVQTTLLRGKVAVFAGIDKKEKIEIEPNQQAEWSRENVKLQVREVDPDLFVAWKNGQFLFRQDRLEDIMKTLARWYDMEVFYLDESIKNMAFAGKLDRSEDITPILNVLRATDKLTVEVNGKRIVLGVK, encoded by the coding sequence ATGGATGTAATTTCACGAAATAAGAGAATTTGCCAGTTGATTGCCAAGCAACTTTGGGAGGGATTGAGTGATCATGAAAAACAAGAGTTGCAGGAGTGGATTCAAGCATCCCCGGACAACAGTACGCTTTATGATGAGTTGGTGAGACGGGAACGGGTGAGGCAATATATAGAGAAGCGGGAGTCTATTGATGTCAGAAAATACATGGCTGTTTGTGAACGGGAATTAGGACTAGGGGGTAAACGGAGGATGATTCATTGGCTCTGGGGATATGCTGCGGCTATTTTCGTGTTATGTGTTGTTGGTATTGGAATCTGGATGAACGAACGAGAAGAGGTTGGTGTCACTGAAATAGCTCAGACAACGATAGAACCGGGAAAAGCAAAAGCATTGTTGATTTTAGGTGATGGGAGAGAGATTGAATTGAGTAATCGGAATGTGAATAAAGCTTTGGAAGAAAGTGGAATCGTGATTGTAAATGATTCTTCCCGAATAGAGTATAGGCGAAATACAGGGGGAGGCGACAAAGAGGTTATGAATAAAATTATTGTTCCCACGGGAGGGGAATATAACTTGATTTTGAGTGATGGGACTTGGGTATATCTAAATGCGGAGAGTGTTATCACGTATCCTCAAAAATTTGTCGGAGAGAAACGGGAAGTTACTTTGGAGGGAGAAGCGTATTTTCAGGTGACCGCCTCTAAAGAACATCCGTTCATTGTCAAGACAAAGGATATGGATGTACTTGTGACTGGAACGGAATTTAACGTGAAGGCTTATCCGGATGAATTGAATGTTCAGACGACTTTATTGCGAGGAAAAGTGGCTGTTTTTGCGGGGATTGATAAAAAAGAAAAAATAGAGATCGAACCTAATCAACAGGCAGAGTGGAGTCGGGAGAATGTAAAATTGCAGGTACGGGAGGTTGATCCGGATTTGTTTGTGGCGTGGAAGAACGGTCAATTCCTGTTCCGGCAGGATCGATTAGAAGATATTATGAAAACGTTGGCTCGGTGGTATGACATGGAAGTGTTTTATTTGGATGAGTCAATTAAAAATATGGCCTTTGCCGGGAAATTGGATCGTAGCGAAGATATAACACCGATTCTGAATGTGTTGCGGGCCACGGATAAGTTAACGGTGGAGGTAAATGGAAAACGAATAGTTCTAGGGGTGAAATAA
- a CDS encoding AAA family ATPase, producing the protein MVINKNPFVTSGYISPEFFCDREEESERLIQEISGNNLALISTRRMGKTGLIQHCFQQDEIVHDYYTFFVDIYATKSLRDFVFSLSKVIFESLKPKGKKAIEKFWYYMKSLHAGVSFDISGNPSLTFGLGDIQEANATLEEIFEYLEKADKPCIVAFDEFQQVAGYAEKNVEAILRTYIQHCNNARFIFAGSQRHTMGNIFQSPARPFYQSVSMMHLDSIPLGKYTAFAEYHFGRGNRVILPEVVTFIYNQFEGITWYMQKMLHVLYNMTPVKGVCSMGMVDEALKSVIESYRYTYSEILFRLPEKQKELLIAITKEGKATEITSGSFVKKYKLHSPSSVQAALKGLLEKDFVTREQDVYQVYDRFLAIWLKENY; encoded by the coding sequence ATGGTTATTAATAAGAATCCTTTTGTGACAAGTGGCTATATTTCTCCTGAATTTTTTTGTGATCGAGAGGAGGAAAGTGAACGGTTAATACAAGAAATTTCGGGAAATAATCTTGCGTTAATTTCTACGCGGAGAATGGGTAAAACCGGGTTGATTCAGCATTGTTTTCAACAGGATGAGATCGTGCATGATTACTACACGTTCTTCGTGGATATTTATGCTACCAAGTCATTACGGGATTTTGTTTTTTCTTTGAGTAAGGTGATTTTCGAGTCATTGAAGCCTAAAGGGAAAAAAGCGATTGAGAAGTTTTGGTATTACATGAAATCTTTACATGCGGGAGTCTCTTTCGATATTAGTGGTAATCCTTCTTTGACGTTCGGGTTGGGGGATATTCAAGAAGCTAATGCCACGCTGGAGGAGATTTTCGAGTATTTAGAGAAAGCAGATAAGCCTTGTATCGTGGCTTTTGATGAATTTCAACAGGTGGCGGGCTATGCAGAAAAAAATGTGGAGGCTATTTTGCGAACCTACATTCAGCATTGTAATAATGCACGATTCATTTTTGCCGGGAGTCAGCGTCACACGATGGGAAATATCTTTCAAAGTCCGGCCCGTCCTTTTTATCAAAGCGTGTCCATGATGCATTTAGATAGTATCCCGTTAGGGAAATATACGGCTTTTGCAGAGTATCATTTTGGGCGAGGGAATCGGGTGATATTACCGGAGGTGGTTACGTTTATATACAATCAGTTCGAGGGAATCACGTGGTATATGCAGAAGATGTTGCACGTGTTATATAATATGACCCCTGTGAAGGGAGTATGTTCGATGGGGATGGTGGACGAGGCTTTGAAGAGTGTTATCGAATCATATCGGTACACGTATTCCGAGATTCTATTTCGTCTTCCGGAAAAGCAAAAAGAACTTTTGATTGCTATCACGAAAGAGGGAAAGGCTACTGAAATTACTTCCGGTTCTTTTGTCAAAAAATATAAGTTGCATTCACCAAGTTCCGTGCAGGCTGCGTTGAAAGGGCTGTTGGAAAAGGATTTCGTTACCCGGGAACAGGATGTCTATCAGGTGTATGATCGTTTTTTGGCTATTTGGCTGAAAGAGAATTATTGA